The following coding sequences lie in one Thermodesulfobacteriota bacterium genomic window:
- a CDS encoding TusE/DsrC/DsvC family sulfur relay protein encodes MPEVEFGGKTFTVDEDGFIDSYENWCDEWVQWVKQEEGIEELNEEHEKVIKVLREYYEKNGIAPMVRILSKVTGFKLKHIYELFPSGPGKGACKMAGLPKPTGCV; translated from the coding sequence ATGCCAGAAGTTGAATTTGGAGGAAAAACATTTACTGTGGATGAAGACGGATTCATCGATTCTTACGAAAATTGGTGTGATGAATGGGTCCAATGGGTAAAACAAGAAGAAGGTATTGAAGAGCTGAATGAAGAACATGAAAAAGTGATTAAGGTTCTTCGTGAGTATTATGAGAAAAACGGAATTGCCCCCATGGTTCGGATCCTTTCCAAGGTGACCGGTTTCAAACTGAAACACATCTATGAACTTTTCCCGTCAGGACCGGGTAAGGGAGCATGTAAGATGGCCGGTCTTCCGAAACCGACTGGATGCGTTTAA
- a CDS encoding secondary thiamine-phosphate synthase enzyme YjbQ produces the protein MTLSVKSKMRTQFIDITSEIKKSVGSSGVSQGLLMLYVPHTTAAITINESADPSVASDIMMVLNKVVPWKADYGHLEGNSPAHIKSTLVGASEVIAIENGSLVLGTWQGIFFCEFDGPRTRKVHMRLLKGEFI, from the coding sequence ATGACTCTTTCAGTGAAATCAAAGATGAGGACACAATTTATTGATATTACATCTGAAATAAAGAAATCAGTCGGATCTTCCGGTGTTTCTCAAGGTTTGTTAATGTTGTATGTGCCGCATACCACTGCGGCAATTACCATCAATGAAAGTGCAGATCCTTCGGTCGCCTCGGATATTATGATGGTTTTAAATAAGGTTGTTCCCTGGAAAGCCGATTATGGCCACCTTGAAGGAAATTCACCGGCGCATATAAAATCGACCCTGGTGGGTGCTTCGGAAGTAATTGCCATTGAAAACGGTAGCCTTGTACTTGGCACATGGCAGGGCATATTTTTTTGTGAATTTGATGGTCCTCGAACCAGAAAAGTCCATATGCGGCTGCTCAAAGGGGAGTTTATTTAA
- a CDS encoding AsnC family transcriptional regulator, whose protein sequence is MPLIDDINRAILNSIQSDFPLTSRPYLAIAKDLGLTEDDVLQRLNRLKKEGIIRRIGGNFVPEKLGFISTLCAARVPENKIDLFAETVNRYPGVTHNYQRNNEFNIWFTFIAPSMDEIYDNLDKIRLETGINDIINLPATKVFKIKAQFDL, encoded by the coding sequence ATGCCCCTGATAGATGATATCAACAGAGCCATACTTAACTCCATCCAGTCTGATTTCCCCCTGACGTCGCGTCCCTATCTGGCAATTGCCAAAGATCTCGGTCTTACGGAAGATGATGTTTTGCAGCGGTTGAATCGTTTAAAAAAAGAAGGCATTATTCGAAGAATAGGCGGTAATTTTGTTCCGGAAAAACTGGGTTTTATAAGCACCCTGTGTGCAGCCAGGGTTCCTGAAAACAAAATAGACTTATTTGCCGAAACTGTCAATCGATATCCCGGCGTGACTCACAATTATCAGCGCAATAATGAATTTAATATCTGGTTTACCTTTATTGCACCTTCCATGGATGAAATATACGATAACCTGGACAAAATACGGCTTGAAACCGGAATCAATGATATTATCAATCTGCCTGCAACGAAAGTGTTTAAAATTAAGGCGCAGTTTGACCTGTAA
- a CDS encoding nitrilase-related carbon-nitrogen hydrolase: protein MKNIRIAAVISNSPVGQIRQNLVAMTRRVKEAKKKRAAIICFPEMNITGYSTRKKIVDSAQFVPGSVTNALVDLAKKESMIILAGLAEKDNQGRIFACHLVITPQGISGVYRKLHIAPPERRILSVGKNIPLFEALGVKFGIQLCYDSHFPELSTRMALKGADIIFFPHASPRGTPEEKFSSWMRHLTARAYDNGLFVVACNQTGENNKGLSFPGIAMAIGPSGNVIDKDVNGRENMMIIDLKGGDLATVRNHKMRYFLPNRRSDLFNLP from the coding sequence ATGAAAAACATTCGTATTGCAGCGGTGATCTCCAATTCACCTGTAGGGCAAATCAGACAAAATCTTGTCGCTATGACCAGGCGGGTAAAGGAGGCCAAAAAGAAACGCGCCGCTATTATCTGTTTTCCAGAAATGAATATTACCGGTTACAGCACCCGAAAAAAAATAGTTGATTCAGCTCAATTTGTCCCGGGTTCCGTCACAAATGCGCTTGTAGACCTGGCGAAAAAAGAAAGTATGATTATCCTGGCAGGCCTTGCAGAAAAAGATAACCAGGGACGAATTTTTGCTTGTCATCTGGTGATAACCCCTCAGGGTATTTCAGGGGTTTACAGGAAATTGCACATTGCACCGCCGGAACGGAGAATTCTTTCGGTCGGAAAAAATATTCCGCTGTTTGAGGCCCTTGGTGTCAAATTTGGAATACAGCTTTGCTACGATTCCCATTTCCCCGAGCTTTCCACCCGAATGGCCTTAAAGGGTGCGGATATTATTTTTTTCCCTCACGCATCCCCGCGGGGAACACCCGAAGAAAAATTCAGTTCCTGGATGCGACACCTGACTGCCCGCGCTTATGATAACGGCCTGTTTGTGGTGGCGTGTAACCAGACCGGTGAAAATAACAAGGGGCTCAGTTTCCCGGGCATTGCTATGGCCATTGGTCCATCAGGAAATGTGATTGATAAAGATGTTAACGGAAGAGAAAATATGATGATCATTGACCTGAAAGGCGGTGATTTAGCAACAGTAAGAAACCATAAGATGAGATATTTTTTGCCGAACAGGAGATCCGATCTGTTTAATCTTCCGTAA
- a CDS encoding CaiB/BaiF CoA-transferase family protein, whose amino-acid sequence MTKKGALSGIKVLDLSRLLPGPYCSMILADHGARVIAIEDKRFMDDGLFFGQIYRNKEHMTLNLKPEEGKEILFRLANDADVILEGFRPGVVQSLGVDYDTVCKVNPKIIYCSISGYGQTGPYRKRAGHDVNYLSVSGVLDLIGQANRPPHIPGIQVADVAGGGMNAAIGILMALFARERTGKGQYIDISMTDGLVGFMPTAFFLKQMTGQFPQRGDSMLSHRYACYNTYETADGRYISVGSLEHRFWKKLCEFLEVPEYIPLQYDENRREELIEFMKTTFLKRTFAQWKKELAGIDACCEPIQNFAEVLKDPLFRDREMIVEVAGKDGEKTPTIGIPVKLSKTPGSINTPPVDFGENTEAILKELGYSTKQINKLADNKII is encoded by the coding sequence ATGACTAAAAAAGGGGCATTATCAGGAATAAAAGTTCTGGACCTGTCACGCCTTTTGCCGGGTCCATACTGTTCCATGATTCTGGCAGACCATGGTGCAAGGGTCATCGCCATAGAGGATAAACGGTTTATGGACGACGGGCTTTTTTTTGGCCAGATATACAGAAACAAGGAACATATGACTTTAAATCTAAAACCCGAAGAAGGGAAAGAAATATTATTTCGTCTGGCTAACGATGCAGACGTCATTCTTGAAGGTTTTCGACCAGGTGTGGTGCAAAGCCTCGGGGTTGACTATGACACCGTTTGTAAGGTGAATCCAAAAATAATCTACTGCTCTATTTCAGGGTACGGTCAGACCGGGCCATATCGTAAGCGGGCAGGCCACGATGTGAATTACCTGAGCGTATCCGGTGTTCTTGATCTTATCGGCCAGGCAAATCGCCCACCCCACATCCCCGGGATCCAGGTGGCGGATGTTGCAGGAGGGGGGATGAACGCAGCCATCGGAATCCTTATGGCCTTGTTTGCGCGGGAAAGAACCGGAAAGGGCCAGTATATCGATATATCAATGACTGACGGACTGGTTGGGTTTATGCCTACCGCCTTTTTTTTGAAACAGATGACAGGGCAATTTCCCCAACGGGGTGATTCAATGCTATCCCATAGATACGCCTGCTATAACACCTATGAGACCGCTGATGGAAGATATATTTCCGTGGGCAGCCTTGAACACCGTTTCTGGAAAAAACTTTGTGAGTTCCTTGAAGTGCCAGAATACATACCCCTTCAATATGATGAGAATCGACGTGAGGAGCTAATTGAATTTATGAAAACGACGTTTTTAAAAAGGACATTTGCCCAATGGAAGAAAGAATTGGCAGGCATTGATGCCTGCTGCGAACCGATTCAAAATTTTGCAGAAGTCTTGAAAGACCCCCTTTTCCGTGATCGGGAGATGATCGTTGAAGTTGCCGGCAAGGATGGGGAAAAAACGCCAACCATTGGCATTCCTGTCAAACTGAGCAAAACTCCCGGGTCAATCAATACCCCGCCGGTTGACTTTGGTGAAAACACAGAAGCGATACTCAAGGAACTTGGATACTCAACCAAACAAATTAATAAACTGGCTGACAATAAGATCATCTAA
- a CDS encoding type II CAAX endopeptidase family protein: MLSKFHLFNTLEHIGRLGVMRIGQRKRACIDILLIISLVFVDLWFLKPFGFKLTSALVYLGLVVLMACIFLRIRKLPYLSQLPRQTLPRISAVVAIATVIQVALILICAYMAGVLEAELTWASFGKPPSRLPSWAVEKVITVTVQQVGLQLVFFPLCFEILNSKWASALIGSGLFALLHAPNPLLMIGTFIAGPVWFWLFLYGGRLIPIVLSHIILASFLRFAIVSHVHLGLGVGARALPKLCVVWWLDNYNLWPAISRYSSKEYFNNQGGTNERFIHGCYRDILGRNESEAEKKRIFTEMQYRTRKELVIGFFTHPEYIRKKNLSFPGSQCSWYMKPKYKVRKLKRPDKSR; the protein is encoded by the coding sequence ATGCTATCTAAATTTCACCTATTTAATACTCTTGAACACATTGGTCGGCTGGGTGTTATGCGTATCGGGCAACGCAAAAGGGCATGTATTGACATACTGCTTATTATCAGCCTGGTCTTTGTTGATCTGTGGTTTTTAAAACCGTTTGGGTTTAAATTGACCAGTGCGCTGGTATATTTAGGATTAGTTGTTCTGATGGCGTGCATCTTTTTGCGCATCAGGAAATTACCGTATCTGTCACAGTTACCTCGTCAGACATTACCGCGCATTTCTGCTGTAGTGGCGATAGCAACAGTGATACAGGTGGCCCTTATTCTTATTTGCGCTTATATGGCCGGGGTGCTTGAAGCAGAGCTGACCTGGGCCTCGTTTGGTAAACCACCATCCAGGCTACCGTCGTGGGCAGTTGAAAAGGTAATTACCGTTACTGTACAGCAGGTTGGGTTGCAACTGGTTTTTTTTCCGCTATGTTTTGAGATATTAAACAGCAAATGGGCGTCTGCTTTGATCGGGTCAGGATTATTCGCACTTCTTCACGCACCAAACCCGCTTCTTATGATAGGTACCTTCATAGCTGGGCCGGTCTGGTTCTGGCTTTTTTTATACGGAGGTCGCCTGATTCCGATCGTGCTTTCACATATCATCCTGGCTTCTTTCCTGCGGTTTGCGATTGTAAGCCATGTGCATCTGGGTCTTGGGGTTGGTGCCCGGGCTTTGCCTAAACTCTGTGTTGTTTGGTGGTTAGACAATTACAATTTATGGCCCGCTATAAGCCGATACAGCTCAAAGGAATATTTTAACAATCAAGGAGGAACAAATGAGCGGTTTATTCATGGCTGTTATCGCGACATTCTTGGTCGAAATGAATCTGAAGCAGAAAAAAAACGGATATTTACCGAGATGCAATATCGAACCCGCAAAGAACTTGTGATTGGTTTTTTTACTCATCCCGAGTACATCCGGAAAAAAAACCTGTCTTTTCCCGGCTCGCAATGTTCCTGGTATATGAAGCCAAAATACAAAGTGAGGAAGTTGAAAAGACCCGACAAATCCCGATAG
- the ilvD gene encoding dihydroxy-acid dehydratase, whose protein sequence is MKKRSDLMTKGPERAPHRSLLRADGFSDRELNRPIIGIANSFNEIIPGHIHLDKLVESVKAGIYSAGGTPMVFNTIGVCDGIAMNHEGMKYSLVSRELIADSVEIMAMAHPFDGLVLIASCDKIIPGMLIAAARLNIPSIFVSGGPMLAGRVLGKNTGLDKVFEAVGRFAIGSISEDELLEYECKACPGSGSCSGMFTANTMSHLSEALGMSLPFNGSVPSVFSERVLLAKQTGVTAVELVNKDIKPKDIMTKEAFYNAIALDMALGGSTNTTLHIPAIAYYADVNITLKDFDRFTEKIPHLTTLAPSGPHHVEDLFYAGGVLAILAELRKAKLINDRQMTVYGKSIGEMLDEIRAGIKDSSVIRPVENPVHETGGLAVLTGNLAPDGAIVKQVAVADEMLRHSGPARVFDNEEDAVSAIMRKRIQKGEVIVIRHEGPRGGPGMREMLSATSAVAGMGMDRKIALITDGRFSGATRGASIGHISPEAAAKGPIAIVRDGDIIHIDIPGKKLNIQISDEEIRHRTAELSEFEPKIKTGCLARYAKIVSSANKGAVFPK, encoded by the coding sequence ATGAAAAAGCGAAGTGATTTGATGACCAAAGGGCCGGAAAGGGCACCCCATCGCTCCTTGCTGAGAGCAGACGGTTTTTCGGACCGGGAGCTTAACAGGCCGATTATCGGAATTGCCAATTCGTTTAATGAAATTATACCCGGGCATATCCATCTGGACAAGCTGGTTGAATCTGTAAAGGCAGGGATCTATTCTGCCGGAGGAACACCCATGGTGTTTAATACCATAGGTGTTTGTGACGGTATTGCCATGAATCATGAGGGAATGAAATATTCGCTTGTCAGCCGTGAATTGATTGCGGATTCCGTGGAAATTATGGCAATGGCTCACCCTTTTGACGGCCTCGTGCTAATCGCCTCGTGCGATAAGATCATTCCGGGAATGCTCATCGCCGCTGCCAGATTAAATATTCCTTCCATTTTTGTTTCCGGAGGGCCCATGCTTGCCGGCAGAGTTTTAGGAAAAAATACGGGACTCGATAAGGTTTTTGAGGCGGTGGGACGCTTTGCCATAGGAAGTATTTCTGAAGATGAACTGCTTGAATATGAATGTAAAGCATGTCCGGGTTCCGGTTCCTGTTCAGGGATGTTTACAGCCAACACCATGAGTCATTTATCCGAGGCGCTGGGCATGTCACTTCCTTTTAACGGAAGTGTACCGTCTGTTTTTTCTGAAAGGGTTTTGCTGGCAAAACAAACCGGAGTCACAGCGGTGGAACTGGTAAATAAGGATATCAAACCGAAAGATATTATGACCAAAGAGGCTTTTTATAACGCCATTGCACTGGATATGGCGTTGGGAGGCTCAACCAACACCACCCTTCATATTCCTGCAATTGCTTATTATGCTGATGTGAACATCACCTTGAAGGATTTTGATCGTTTTACAGAGAAAATTCCCCATCTGACCACCCTGGCCCCTTCCGGACCACATCATGTAGAAGATCTGTTTTATGCTGGAGGAGTGCTGGCAATTTTAGCAGAACTTCGAAAAGCCAAGCTGATTAACGATCGGCAGATGACGGTTTATGGTAAATCCATCGGAGAAATGCTGGATGAAATTCGAGCCGGCATAAAAGATTCGTCAGTCATTCGTCCTGTGGAGAATCCTGTTCATGAAACCGGAGGCCTGGCTGTTTTAACAGGGAATTTGGCACCGGATGGAGCCATTGTCAAACAGGTGGCTGTGGCTGATGAAATGCTTCGGCATTCAGGCCCGGCACGTGTTTTCGACAATGAAGAAGACGCTGTATCTGCCATTATGAGAAAGCGAATACAAAAAGGAGAAGTCATTGTGATCCGTCATGAAGGCCCCCGGGGCGGTCCGGGAATGAGGGAAATGTTATCTGCCACGTCGGCGGTCGCAGGTATGGGGATGGATAGAAAGATAGCTCTAATTACCGACGGTCGATTTTCCGGTGCCACCCGAGGGGCTTCTATAGGACACATTTCTCCTGAAGCTGCCGCAAAGGGTCCGATTGCGATTGTCCGGGATGGAGATATTATCCATATTGACATTCCAGGTAAAAAGCTAAATATCCAGATTTCAGATGAAGAAATTCGCCACAGAACGGCCGAATTGTCTGAATTCGAACCAAAGATAAAAACCGGCTGTTTGGCCAGGTATGCTAAAATTGTATCCAGTGCGAATAAGGGAGCGGTTTTTCCTAAGTAG
- a CDS encoding TRAP transporter substrate-binding protein: MKKLIIMMVLGTFICFTTTAMAAMKIKLGVVTKPGSAQNIAAEKFKELIEQRSKGKIKVQIFHSASLGNETEILQQVQMNTVQMAIITGGPFDTFDPVARVINYPFLFKDNAQADEILDGPLGAEILKSLESSGFKGLCFSENGFRNLTNNKHEVKSPADIKGLKIRVMASAIHKAIWKALGANPTPMPWPIYTELEQGVIDGQENPLWVMEVYKFYEIQKYMTLSRHVYSYHIDVASLKWWQTLDSKTRDMVQKAMHEAAVFQRKQNRDKDAARLKFLKEKGMQVIENPDIAAFRDKVANLKDMDLYGDPKVKTMLIKMLEATK, translated from the coding sequence ATGAAAAAATTAATAATAATGATGGTGTTAGGTACGTTTATTTGTTTTACCACCACCGCAATGGCTGCAATGAAAATCAAGCTTGGTGTTGTAACCAAACCTGGTAGTGCCCAGAACATTGCGGCGGAAAAGTTCAAAGAGCTGATCGAACAGCGTTCAAAAGGCAAAATCAAAGTCCAGATCTTTCACTCTGCATCCCTGGGAAATGAAACTGAAATTCTCCAGCAGGTTCAGATGAACACGGTTCAGATGGCAATTATTACCGGTGGACCATTTGACACCTTTGATCCCGTTGCCAGGGTGATTAACTATCCATTTCTTTTTAAAGATAATGCACAGGCCGATGAAATTCTGGATGGGCCACTTGGGGCCGAAATATTGAAAAGTCTTGAAAGTTCAGGATTTAAAGGACTTTGTTTTTCGGAAAACGGCTTCAGGAACCTAACCAATAACAAACATGAAGTAAAAAGTCCGGCAGATATCAAAGGACTCAAAATCAGGGTCATGGCCTCGGCAATTCATAAAGCCATCTGGAAGGCGCTTGGGGCAAACCCGACCCCCATGCCATGGCCGATTTATACCGAACTGGAGCAGGGTGTAATCGATGGCCAGGAAAATCCTCTATGGGTAATGGAGGTGTATAAGTTCTATGAAATACAAAAATATATGACCTTATCCCGCCATGTCTATTCGTATCATATTGATGTTGCTTCTCTTAAATGGTGGCAAACTCTCGATTCAAAAACCCGGGATATGGTTCAAAAAGCAATGCATGAAGCAGCGGTATTTCAGCGAAAGCAAAACCGGGATAAAGATGCCGCACGGCTGAAGTTTTTAAAAGAAAAGGGAATGCAGGTCATTGAAAATCCGGATATAGCTGCATTTCGTGACAAGGTGGCCAATCTGAAGGATATGGATTTGTACGGCGATCCCAAAGTGAAGACCATGCTTATAAAAATGCTTGAGGCCACGAAGTAG
- a CDS encoding TRAP transporter small permease: MHTLERLSRSLNHWIEYFLFGLGFTMAIIVAVQVFFRYVLNQSLFWSEELARFILVWLTFFGASVAYYRQANPGVDFLYAKMSPSIRKASTVLIHLVSIVLFCVMIFYGCQFAYFVRLQISPALQLPKWMIFSIIPMSGLVFLLHGLTFLLNEFKRGSRDN; encoded by the coding sequence ATGCACACCCTTGAACGATTAAGTCGCTCACTGAATCATTGGATCGAATATTTTCTTTTCGGTCTTGGCTTTACCATGGCCATCATTGTGGCTGTCCAGGTTTTTTTCCGGTATGTGTTGAATCAATCCTTATTCTGGTCCGAAGAACTTGCACGTTTTATTCTGGTATGGCTTACTTTTTTCGGGGCTTCGGTGGCATATTATCGGCAGGCCAATCCGGGGGTTGATTTCCTGTATGCGAAGATGTCTCCTTCAATCCGGAAAGCATCCACCGTATTGATTCATCTTGTTTCAATCGTTTTATTTTGCGTCATGATCTTTTACGGATGTCAATTTGCCTATTTTGTCCGGTTGCAGATATCACCGGCCCTTCAGCTGCCCAAATGGATGATATTTAGCATTATTCCAATGAGTGGTCTTGTTTTTCTTCTTCACGGCCTCACATTTTTGCTCAATGAGTTTAAAAGAGGCAGTCGTGACAACTGA
- a CDS encoding TRAP transporter large permease produces MTTEILILSLIFLFAINTPIAIAIGVASILAIFVQGDFTMMMVVQRMFSGTDSFHLLAVPLFMFTGTLMEAGGISRRIIDFANALVGWLPGGLAAVTIVSAMFFAGISGSAAADAAAVGAILIPAMKKSGYESDFAAAVQASGGSIGVIIPPSIPMIIFGFLTGASIGQLFAAGIFPGVLIGLSLIGVATYLSAKKGYVSTTGFSLNEVWRTFKRSFLAMGAPIIILGGILFGIFTATESAAVAVVYALIVGVFVYRKIKIKDLVHLFKDGSITSSIVMFIIATASVFSWIAAIEDIPARLAGTLLTLTENPIVLLLLINMVLLIAGTFVETTASLILLVPMITSMLPSLGIDMIQLGVIVVANLAIGMLTPPMGICLIVSCSISGDSLSAISKRILPFLGILVIDLLIITFYSPLTMWMAKLMTK; encoded by the coding sequence GTGACAACTGAAATCCTCATCCTCTCCCTGATTTTTCTTTTTGCAATTAACACGCCGATTGCAATTGCCATCGGCGTGGCTTCGATTCTGGCAATATTTGTCCAGGGAGACTTTACCATGATGATGGTGGTACAGCGAATGTTCAGTGGAACAGACTCCTTTCACCTTTTGGCTGTTCCTCTTTTTATGTTTACCGGGACTCTCATGGAAGCCGGTGGGATCAGCCGCAGGATCATCGATTTTGCCAATGCACTGGTGGGATGGCTTCCGGGAGGGTTGGCGGCAGTGACAATTGTTTCCGCGATGTTTTTCGCCGGTATATCCGGTTCCGCTGCTGCGGATGCCGCTGCTGTGGGTGCCATCCTGATTCCGGCAATGAAAAAATCAGGCTATGAATCCGATTTTGCTGCAGCGGTTCAGGCATCCGGAGGCTCCATTGGTGTAATCATACCCCCTTCAATCCCCATGATAATCTTTGGATTTTTAACCGGGGCTTCCATCGGCCAACTTTTTGCCGCCGGTATTTTTCCCGGTGTTCTTATCGGGCTGTCTCTCATCGGGGTCGCAACCTATCTTTCAGCGAAAAAAGGCTATGTATCCACAACCGGTTTTTCTCTAAACGAAGTCTGGCGCACATTTAAAAGATCATTTCTTGCCATGGGCGCGCCGATTATCATTCTCGGCGGTATCCTTTTTGGAATATTCACTGCCACAGAGTCGGCTGCCGTGGCCGTGGTCTACGCGCTTATTGTAGGTGTATTCGTGTATCGAAAGATCAAGATTAAGGATCTTGTTCATTTATTCAAAGACGGTTCAATTACATCTTCGATTGTTATGTTTATCATTGCCACAGCGTCTGTTTTCAGCTGGATTGCAGCCATCGAAGACATCCCTGCCCGGCTGGCAGGCACATTGCTTACTTTGACTGAAAACCCGATTGTTTTGTTGCTGCTGATTAACATGGTTCTTCTCATTGCCGGTACATTTGTAGAAACCACCGCCTCATTGATTCTACTTGTACCCATGATTACGTCGATGCTCCCTTCCCTTGGCATTGATATGATTCAACTTGGAGTCATTGTGGTGGCAAATCTTGCCATCGGAATGCTCACACCCCCAATGGGAATTTGCCTAATCGTGTCTTGTTCAATTTCAGGAGATAGCCTTTCAGCCATCAGTAAACGGATTTTACCATTTCTGGGAATTTTAGTGATTGATCTTCTAATCATTACCTTTTATTCACCCCTGACCATGTGGATGGCGAAGTTAATGACAAAATAG
- a CDS encoding 2-dehydropantoate 2-reductase gives MKIVVVGAGAMGSLFGALLAESGENVRLYDIWEEHVKAVNEKGLGIERDGKVRTVKIDATTDKKQIGKADLVIIFVKSTHTDVAAMIACEILQNKGFVLTLQNGMGNADIIAQVIDPERIIAGTTSHGATMLGPGNIRHAGTGQTLVGIWSDSEKAGIGKIVDVFNKAGIATETVDDVRKVIWEKLLVNVGINAITALTGIKNGMILDLTATKDLSRVAVEEAMEVARSQGVKVADNTVEHVFRVAEATGVNRSSMGQDVDNKRQTEISVINGAVVREAQKHGIHVPVNRTLTALIETMQAHYE, from the coding sequence GTGAAAATTGTGGTCGTCGGTGCAGGAGCCATGGGGAGTCTTTTCGGAGCACTTCTGGCTGAGTCGGGTGAAAATGTCCGGCTATATGATATATGGGAAGAACATGTTAAAGCCGTTAATGAAAAAGGTCTTGGAATTGAACGTGACGGGAAAGTCCGCACGGTTAAGATAGATGCAACCACGGATAAAAAACAGATCGGAAAGGCAGACCTTGTTATTATTTTTGTCAAATCGACCCATACTGATGTGGCTGCCATGATAGCCTGCGAAATCCTGCAAAATAAGGGCTTTGTATTGACACTTCAGAATGGAATGGGTAATGCGGACATAATAGCCCAAGTGATTGATCCTGAGCGAATCATCGCAGGGACCACATCCCACGGGGCCACTATGCTTGGGCCGGGGAATATCCGTCATGCAGGAACCGGACAGACCTTAGTCGGTATATGGTCTGACAGCGAAAAAGCAGGTATTGGGAAAATCGTCGATGTATTCAACAAAGCAGGTATTGCCACCGAAACGGTGGATGATGTGCGAAAGGTGATTTGGGAAAAACTGCTGGTCAATGTGGGCATTAATGCGATTACCGCCTTAACCGGAATTAAAAACGGTATGATTCTTGACCTTACCGCTACCAAAGATCTATCCCGCGTTGCTGTGGAAGAAGCAATGGAAGTCGCTAGGTCACAGGGTGTCAAGGTGGCGGATAACACAGTTGAGCATGTTTTCCGGGTGGCCGAAGCTACCGGGGTCAACCGTTCATCCATGGGACAGGATGTTGATAATAAACGCCAAACCGAAATCAGTGTCATTAACGGAGCGGTAGTAAGGGAAGCTCAAAAACATGGTATTCATGTGCCGGTGAATCGAACCTTAACCGCCTTGATAGAAACGATGCAAGCACATTATGAATAG
- the panB gene encoding 3-methyl-2-oxobutanoate hydroxymethyltransferase, translating into MSDKKVTVLDVKQAKKDGRKLVMVTAYDYPFGLMADEAGVDIVLIGDSLGMVVMGLEGTVEVTMDHMIHHIRAVVRGCKRPLVVGDMPFMSYNTSIRDAIINAGRLMKEGGCDVVKLEGGVDFASTVEAIVKAGIPVQGHIGLTPQTASALGGFKMQGKDARAAMRIIDDAKALEDASVFSMILEAVPAPLGKLVAKSVSVPVIGIGAGVDVDGQVLVTHDMIGLFNKFVPKFVKQYTKIRPTIINAIKAYKDEVVEASFPGPEHSFKMSDNALEQLKKLMTS; encoded by the coding sequence ATGAGCGATAAAAAAGTAACCGTTCTTGATGTGAAACAGGCGAAGAAAGACGGGCGCAAGCTGGTTATGGTAACTGCATATGACTATCCTTTCGGGTTGATGGCGGATGAGGCCGGCGTCGATATCGTCCTGATTGGCGATTCCCTGGGTATGGTAGTCATGGGACTGGAAGGCACTGTTGAAGTGACTATGGACCACATGATTCATCATATCCGGGCAGTTGTTCGCGGTTGTAAGCGACCGCTGGTAGTGGGGGATATGCCGTTTATGAGCTATAACACTTCTATTCGAGATGCGATCATAAACGCCGGTCGCCTGATGAAAGAGGGCGGTTGCGATGTGGTTAAACTGGAGGGAGGGGTTGACTTTGCTTCGACTGTCGAAGCAATTGTAAAAGCCGGCATACCGGTTCAAGGACACATCGGCTTGACTCCTCAGACAGCCAGCGCTCTAGGAGGGTTTAAGATGCAGGGAAAAGACGCCAGGGCAGCCATGCGAATTATCGACGATGCCAAAGCACTGGAAGATGCCAGCGTATTTTCCATGATCTTGGAAGCTGTTCCCGCTCCACTGGGAAAACTGGTGGCAAAATCGGTCAGCGTGCCTGTCATCGGGATCGGCGCAGGTGTTGATGTGGATGGTCAGGTACTGGTCACCCATGATATGATCGGGTTATTTAACAAATTCGTGCCTAAATTCGTCAAGCAGTATACTAAAATAAGGCCGACTATTATCAATGCCATCAAAGCTTACAAAGATGAAGTTGTTGAAGCATCATTTCCCGGTCCTGAACATTCTTTCAAAATGTCTGATAACGCCTTGGAGCAACTTAAAAAATTGATGACGTCGTAA